The DNA sequence ACACAACATACAACACACAATAATAAAAGCACAACATTTTCACACGAAGATGATCACTACTAACAGGCCGACATGATGATGATTACTTTACTAATCTAACACACAAATAACACAttttatttaaacttaaaagtgAGATAGATTACTGAAATGTGTAAATTTTCTAGCCATCATTGATCAGCTCAGCCAGATTGCACCAATCCAGAGGAAAATAGATCATGTACAGCAATGCAAGATCTTTTGACAGAATCGTAGTATTCAGCCCAATTAGTTTAGAACCAATAACACAAAAGCCcaattaaaagtatatatatttaaaaatttattaatctatttttaaattaaaaattatacctATATTAACCACAAATGTAGAACATTTTAGTTATAAAATTTaccacaaattttaaaaatattgaatttagtttatccaaaaataaaaaatataataaaaacttatATACAACATACTGTACAgagtaatttaaatttaaatttcttaaaagatAAGTATCCCACAAAACAAGGGTTAAAAGATAACAGAATTACAAATAagcatttcaaaaattaaaatttgaatttgattttttatatatgtgtatgtactatacattaatatttatcatcatttttttttcattactcTATTCACGGTTAACTATtttcacttaattttttttctctcaaaagaaTCTCAATTTGCCTCAACAGTCTCAACAAATCTGAAGAGCAATTCAGTGACATAGTTGTTAAGGTATGAGCTAAAtgatatttgatatatgatgattgaCATTATAATCTTGCATTGATTAGattgttaattaaaaaattctttcagGTGTTTCAACAGTTTAAGTGTTTCAGAGAAtttcaaaaaggatacaaggagtTAGTACATACAAACACAAACAGGTTTGAATAATTTCTATCCTATTTCACTAAAACAATATGCATGAAACCAATTAGGAAATATAGAATTGACATAGATTAATGATCTTCGTTTTCGAATACGTATAGTTGTTCTTTCTTGGGCTAATGAATTTACAATCTTCTAAATTAAAAACATGAACagagataaaaataaatatcttaaatctGAATCATATATTTAAACAAAACATGCCTCAACAAACAATTAACAATCAACATGAACATTGGAAATTTTTCATCAATCAAGATACTAAAAATATACCGCAATAAAAATGTACTAATTAGCCGCAACATAGCCGCTGCAATCATGGCCCTCTATTTGCTGCTGTGACCACTCGAGCACTGCCTGTTTAACTAGCCTCCTTCCATCCTGCATAAGCATCAATAAATTgtgaaaataatatataatatataattgtaaaaataaaattattatagataAAACTTTGTAATTGCTGATTTAACCAAAAGTTCTGGAAGCAGACAAAGAAAACAGAGTGAGCTTGTTCACAGTTTTCCTAATAAATTTCTTCTGAAAAATCAAAAGACAGACATTCACTGAGAAGTTCATAAAGATCCAATAAGTTGAAAAACCCAACAGAAATATTACTAAATTCACACCCTAAAATATTAGGACTGGACAGACGTCCTAAGATCAGAGATTCTATTCAAATGGGTCAACTCCAAATcatagatatattaaacttgAGGTAATTAGCCATGGCAGCAATCAAGCTAGATTTCCCAGTACCAGGAGGACCAAACAACAAATACCCACGTTTCCAAGCACTACCAACTCTCTTGTAAAACTCTTTTCTCTTCACAAATCTATGCAAATCATCAACTAACTCCTTCTTAAGCTTCTCGTCCATAGCCAGAGTCTCAAAAGTCGAAGGGTGCCAAAAATCGATCGAGTCCCACGAACCCTGCAGAGAAAAAAGCTTcactttcttcttctcttcgCTTAAATTTGTGTGTGTTAGGACTGGATAGATAGATTGATTTTGAGAAAGAAATAtacagaaaattaaataaaataatgtgtagtGGTGTGTACacacagatatatatatataaatatatatatgtgtgaatTAGTGATAAAATACCTGGAGGAAGAAGTTTTGGTTGATGTGAATTAGTGGTGTACTCGACAATTGATGTTCTGTTAAGCACTGTTTTTGTTCAGCTCTCCACTTTCTTCCTCCCTTTTTATATTCTCATTCTTCTCTTTTCCACTCACAACTCACAACTCAAGCTCTAACTCTCTCTGTCTAAGCACAACTCTCCCTTAGCTCTCTCtagatctctctctctctcctcttgtgtttctttttcgaagaagaaaaataaagcaATTTATACCTCAACTCAACcctttcaagaaaaaaatgggAAGAATAAGAAACAACTATTAACATAACTACGCTTCTACGCCATGTTAATTTGAACATTGTTTACCGATTTTATTCTTCGTTGTGAAGAGTGACAGAATCTTTAAGCCGGGGCATAAGCCGGTAAGTATGACTCTAAGATCAACTGTTTGGGAGAAGGTGATTTGATATCAACAATCAAGTAAGTAAATTTCCATTGATTATCTGCTTTGTCTTTGTACATCTCGGCAAAGACTTTCCCGGCTCCATTAGGTCCACGAATATAAAAGTTCACCTCTACATGCTCCACACCCTCTTCATCGGTCCATGCCCTGTTGGGAATGCGTTGGCGAGCAGCCCGATTTCTACTTTCTTGACCATATCCCGTGATAGGGTAACCAACTCTAACCCTGACCTCAACATCATCTTGAACTCTCTTTAGAGCCTTGCCAAATATCTCTCTCCTCTGTGTttcctttctctcttttctcataCGAAAATGGGTTCATCGATCTGGGCTTCGAGTTTTCATCACCTTGGCTCTATTGGCCACCTCATGCATGGCCCAAGCCCCATCATCACCACCAACAGCCTCACCACCAACCGCCCCACCACCAACCGCTACACCCCCAACCGCAACTCCTCCCACCGCCACACCCCCAACCTTTTCTTACTCTGGCTTTCAAAGCATCTATGTTAGTTTCTGGTTTAGATTTCCTGCTCCATACTTTGTGACTAGACGAGAGGGAGAGATTGAGAGCGATTTTAGGTTTAGGAATTTAGAAATTTAGGCAGCCGTGCACGATAGATCGATTTTAGGTTTAGCTTTTGGGAGTTTAGGGTTTGTGTGTGTTAAAGCTAGCTGCTAGCTTccttcttattttatttattattattttttaaaaattagaccTTTTACTAGCCTTAAAAAACATTAGGAAAATTTACCCTAATACTCTTATAAATATTactaatatattattttcaaaaacaaataaataattactaatatATGATGCATAGTTTAATATACCAACTTTTTCGTATTAAATAACTTAAATAAccacatttaaaatttcattaaaaaaaaaaccacatttaaaatttaattactattttattggacctatttatttagtaaaatctgtatttattttccatttttatactttaattttttttttggacattttttttttcttcaacagAATTAATTACATCTAAATCTATATCTTTTGAGATGCTTATATATTATGTGGTAGctactttttgaatttcaatttataatacataatagtagatatttttttttttaatttatatgctCTTATTACATAAATTATACCTCTTAGTAACCTACGTATAGATATAgtataaattaatcaatttaaaGTAAAACTATTACTTTTTGGTatccaactaaaataaaaataataccaaatgatttctatataaaaaatattaatctaTACTTAATAGtatctaaattaaaataataatctgtgcaaaaaaaaaaaaattaaaaaaaaactactaattaGTATCTAAACGCTAACctactaatttttttaaggaGGTAATATACTAATTGGTATctaaatatatacacatataaactaaattagTATTTAATTTGGATTAAATACTACTTAatagtaaaagtatatatattatatgtatattatgcTTAAAAAATGTCTGTAaggaattaaaattaatattaattgtatGTAATGTAATAATtgagtgaaaaaaaatattgaatttcaataaaacataataaacataaatCTATGATtaatgttaaataattattatttttctctctcttttttgtcaactattaaaattgttttttttttcaaagaatcAACTTCTATCAATGAAATATATAAAaggaaatatttataatataaaggtataaaaaattaatttttaaaatttatttaaggaatgttgtactgattctaataaatttaagaaatctttattttttaaattacataaactatatttaaaattttaattttttgtaactttattttttgaaaactgtGTCTAAAAAACAAGGTCAAAGAAGCTAAttgttttgaaaaaataatttaatgtttttattaacaaaaaataattcttaattaTGATGTCAAACATGCACTAGAAATATGATcagaattattattttttttaaaaaataagaattatcaaaaattaaatgcttatgttgattttttaaaaaacaaatatttatgTAAATCTCATTTATATTTGGTCTAAtatgtttttaatattttaaattttgatttaaatgtcttagttttataaacaaaaatttaagtGTTTATTAAGTCGGAAATTCAAACTCTTACATTTCTCTCGCTATGGACATTGTTATTTAAATTTCTTACTTCCAATGTTAATCTATAGATAGGTACTTCTCTTCCTTCTACCATAATTTATAATTGGTATTGCCCTAGTATTCTTcacattaatattaaatattttttgttgtagtaTAATCCATCGTGTTTAttgaaagataaaataaaaaatgatagatAAGAAGTGGATTTTCTAAGAGAATAGATTATCGGTGGAGTATTTCAACGGACTTAAGAATTTTCTTAAGTTATCATCCTTTCACTTGAATGATGAAAATAAGATTCGATGTCCATGTGTTTCATGTATGAACTTATACTATTATGACTTGGAGACGATTGAGCGCCATATATTTGTAAGAggattttatacaaaatatgttTTATGGGAGTTCCACGGGGAAGATATCACAGAAATACACGAGGATGAAGAGAATGCAGAATCAATCGTTGAGGAAGACAACACATTATATGatagtgatgatgaagatgatgacgATATGATACCAGCATTAGAGGATTTAGCTAATCAATCTCATAGAAATAGTGAGTTTGTGAACCTTGGAAATTCAAATGGCGACAACAATGCAAGGAATTCATTACCTAACTTATTTGCTGAAGCTGAAAAGGATTTGTACCCCGGATGCACAGTATTCTCGAGCttaacatttattgttaatctaaTGCACATTAAAGTGATGTGTGATTGGAGTAACAAATCATTTGATCTGTTGTTGGACTTACTTTGGAAAGCATTTCCCAAAGACAATAAGATTCCACGGTCATATTACGAAGCTAAGAAGATGTTGCGTGATCTTGGTTTAAGATATGAAACCATCCATGTATGTAAGGACAATTGTGCTTTATTTTGGAAAGAGAATGAAAATGCTGAAAGATGTCCTGTATGTGATCATGAACGATACAAATTTCAAGGAACTAAAGGCAAGAAGATCCCATACAAAAAGATGCAATATTTTCCCATAACTCCACGTCTACAACGACTTTTTATATCTCGCCATACATCAACTGATATGAGGTGGCATAAGGAAGAACGTGTTGATACTGATGGTGAACTTAGACACCCAGCTGATGCAGAAGTCTGGAAGGATTTCGATCGACAATATCCtaattttgcaaaagaaactagaAATGTTAGGTTGGGATTTGCAACAGATGGATTCAATCCATTCGGTGATTTATCAAATGCACATAGTATGTGGCCAGTGTTGCTAATGCCATATAACATGCCTCCATGGAAATGTATGAAACGAGAATTCGTAATGATGGCATTACTAATTCCAGGACCCAGTGCTCCAGGCAAAGACATAGATGTCTTTTTACGACCTCTAATTGATGAGCTCAAGAAATTATGGGAAAATGGGGTGCGAACTTTTGATATTGTTGACCAAGAATATTTTACAATGCGTGCTGCAGTATTATGGACGATTAATGATTTTCCAGCATATGGTACTGTGTCTGGGTATAGCACACAAGGGTATAAGGCTTGTCCTGTTTGTGAGGAAGACACATCTTCATTTCGAGTAAGAGGAAAAACATGTTTCATGGGTCATCGTCAATATTTGAGTCTGAACCACCAATGGCGCAATGATAAAGAGTACGATGGCACAATTGAAAGACGTTCGGCTCCAAGAATTTTAACAGGAGATGAAATCTTGGACAAAGTAAAAGGTTTATGGAAATGTAGGCCAGGGAAAAATGATAAGATCATTAAGGAAGATAAGCAACAAATGAAGGATGCAtcttatgaaaacaaaacaaactgGAGGCGAAAAGTATTTTGTGGGAGTTAGAATACTGGCCTAAGTTAAAACTAAGACATAATTTGGATGTgatgcatattgaaaaaaatatatgtgagAGTGTGGTCGGTACAATATTTAGTATCGATGGGAAGTCTAAGGATACTGAAAAGGCAAGACTTGATTTACAAGACTTAAATATTGGGAAGCAGCTACACATGAAAAAGAAAGGGAATAAATGATTGAAACCAGTAGCATGTTATACACTATCGGCAAAGGAACGACAAGAATTTTGTACGTTCATAAAATCTGTAAAATTTCCTGATGGTTATGCAGGAAATATTTCTCGAAATGTTAACATGAAAGATGGAAAATTATTTGGGTTGAAAAGCCATGATTGTCATATCTTACTGCAAAGGTTGTTACCTATTGGTTTAAGGCCATATTTGAATAAAAAGGTGATGGATGCAATTGCTGAGTTAACATTGTTCTTTAGAAAACTATGTGCGAGGACATTAAATGTGAAAGACTTAGATGAATTGGAAGAGGGCATTGTACTTACCTTATGTAAATTGGAAAGTATTTTTCCTCCTGCTTTCTTTGATGTGATGATTCATCTTGCGGTGCATTTGCCATTAGAAGCTAAGTTGGGAGGTCCAGTACAAATGTGATGGATGTATTCAATCGAAAGGTATCATAAATTGTATTTTAGTTAAATTTGTATTATTCGATAATTATTGAgtacaatattttaaaattatacattaaaaacataataaatttcAGGGAATTAGGTCATTTAAAGAAATATGTGAAGAACAAAGCTCGACCTGAAGGTTGTATTGCTCAAGGATACATTATTACCGAGGCATTAAATTTTTGTTCCATGTATCTTCGTGGAATAGAGACACGATTTAATCGCCCTGATCGTAATTCTGAAAACTTTGTCGTCAGAAAAGAATCTACCTTGTCTATATTCAACATGCCTACAAGACCATTTGGCAAACAATCATCTTTCACACTAACTCAAGAGGAACGAAACCAAGTTCAATGGTACATTTTGAATAATTGTCCTGAGTTAGACACATACTTAAAGTAAGTTGATTTGTTTTTTCTTctcaaatattataatatttatgttttagcataaaattaatatttcatagtACTTGTTATGAAAACAGAGAACATAGATTATTCTTACAATCTCAAGGATTTTCCGACATTGACCAAGTACAAAAAAATGAATTTTCAAGAtggtttgaaaataaagtaagtataaaatataaattaaaatatcttataacATAAATTTGTGTTTGCATCATAAAATGACAatatgaaatttgaaa is a window from the Cannabis sativa cultivar Pink pepper isolate KNU-18-1 chromosome 1, ASM2916894v1, whole genome shotgun sequence genome containing:
- the LOC133029116 gene encoding probable mitochondrial import inner membrane translocase subunit TIM21, whose protein sequence is MRKERKETQRREIFGKALKRVQDDVEVRVRVGYPITGYGQESRNRAARQRIPNRAWTDEEGVEHVEVNFYIRGPNGAGKVFAEMYKDKADNQWKFTYLIVDIKSPSPKQLILESYLPAYAPA
- the LOC133031668 gene encoding uncharacterized protein LOC133031668, which gives rise to MNLYYYDLETIERHIFVRGFYTKYVLWEFHGEDITEIHEDEENAESIVEEDNTLYDSDDEDDDDMIPALEDLANQSHRNSEFVNLGNSNGDNNARNSLPNLFAEAEKDLYPGCTVFSSLTFIVNLMHIKVMCDWSNKSFDLLLDLLWKAFPKDNKIPRSYYEAKKMLRDLGLRYETIHVCKDNCALFWKENENAERCPVCDHERYKFQGTKGKKIPYKKMQYFPITPRLQRLFISRHTSTDMRWHKEERVDTDGELRHPADAEVWKDFDRQYPNFAKETRNVRLGFATDGFNPFGDLSNAHSMWPVLLMPYNMPPWKCMKREFVMMALLIPGPSAPGKDIDVFLRPLIDELKKLWENGVRTFDIVDQEYFTMRAAVLWTINDFPAYGTVSGYSTQGYKACPVCEEDTSSFRVRGKTCFMGHRQYLSLNHQWRNDKEYDGTIERRSAPRILTGDEILDKVKGLWKCRPGKNDKIIKEDKQQMKDASYENKTNWRRKVFCGRNISRNVNMKDGKLFGLKSHDCHILLQRLLPIGLRPYLNKKVMDAIAELTLFFRKLCARTLNVKDLDELEEGIVLTLCKLESIFPPAFFDVMIHLAVHLPLEAKLGGPVQM